One Nitrospirota bacterium DNA segment encodes these proteins:
- a CDS encoding HAD-IIIA family hydrolase, whose translation MHSAIFLDRDGTINEDVGDLFSPDRLVFIPRSIEALKILQLRFILFIVTNQSGIGGNAFTEEIFLEFNAHYLRVLDSHGIHIREVFYCPHRKEENCFCRKPSVYFVKNAEKTHKLDLRSSYVIGDHPHDVEMACGAGAGSVYVLTGHGKKHFRELKTRPDLIAKDIFEAALWII comes from the coding sequence ATGCATAGCGCGATATTTTTGGACAGAGATGGTACGATCAATGAAGACGTAGGAGATCTGTTTTCTCCGGACAGGTTAGTCTTTATCCCCCGTTCGATCGAGGCTTTAAAGATCCTGCAGCTACGCTTCATCCTCTTCATCGTCACCAACCAGTCCGGAATCGGGGGGAATGCCTTCACCGAGGAGATCTTCCTGGAATTCAATGCACACTACCTCCGCGTACTTGACAGTCATGGCATCCATATAAGGGAAGTTTTTTATTGCCCGCACAGGAAAGAGGAAAACTGTTTTTGCAGAAAACCCAGTGTATATTTCGTAAAAAACGCCGAAAAAACACACAAACTGGACTTGCGCAGTTCCTATGTGATAGGAGATCATCCTCACGACGTTGAAATGGCATGCGGTGCGGGAGCCGGTTCAGTGTATGTTTTGACAGGTCACGGCAAAAAGCACTTTCGGGAACTCAAGACCAGGCCCGATTTGATTGCGAAAGACATCTTTGAAGCGGCTCTCTGGATTATATAG
- a CDS encoding LysR substrate-binding domain-containing protein → MITLTPAGEILYKQAKHVLAHYIDIEKRIAKITGTIKGGITVGASTTIGNYVLPRIITDFKLRYPRIKITMLVTNTKRIEELLSSQLIDFALVEGEISKTTLKAEPIISDELVPIVSSFHPLARKKTVSILDITREPFILREEGSGTRQKIEEFFALYGINTNNLYVTLTLGSTESIKKAVERGAGMSVVSKWAVRKEIQDGKIHAFSLREGNIVRDFSLIVFSRKNLPVATEEFLLFVKKYPHEDL, encoded by the coding sequence ATGATTACTCTCACACCTGCCGGAGAGATTCTTTACAAACAGGCAAAACACGTTCTTGCTCACTATATAGACATTGAAAAACGGATTGCGAAAATAACAGGGACGATAAAAGGAGGAATAACTGTCGGTGCAAGCACAACAATAGGGAACTATGTTCTTCCCCGCATTATTACTGATTTCAAGCTGAGGTATCCAAGAATCAAGATCACCATGCTGGTAACAAATACGAAAAGAATAGAAGAACTCCTGTCTTCGCAATTGATTGATTTCGCTCTTGTTGAAGGAGAGATATCCAAGACGACTTTGAAGGCGGAGCCGATTATTTCTGACGAACTTGTTCCGATTGTATCGTCGTTTCATCCGTTGGCAAGAAAAAAGACGGTTTCAATCCTTGATATAACAAGAGAACCCTTTATTCTCAGAGAAGAAGGATCGGGGACAAGACAGAAAATAGAGGAATTCTTTGCGCTCTATGGTATTAATACGAACAATCTGTATGTCACTCTTACTCTGGGAAGCACCGAGTCTATAAAAAAAGCTGTTGAACGGGGGGCAGGTATGTCTGTTGTGTCCAAGTGGGCAGTGAGGAAAGAAATACAGGATGGAAAAATCCATGCGTTTTCACTAAGGGAAGGAAATATTGTAAGGGATTTTTCTCTTATTGTGTTTTCCAGAAAGAATCTTCCGGTCGCCACTGAGGAGTTCCTGCTGTTCGTGAAGAAGTACCCTCATGAAGACCTCTGA
- the aroF gene encoding 3-deoxy-7-phosphoheptulonate synthase: MIIVMKTDATKRERDEVIKKVREYGYKPHVIHGTTRDVIGAVGDERGKVILQSIEFMHGVESVVPILKPYKLASREVKKETSVIRISDTVSIGDKEIVIMAGPCAVESEEQIIEVAEAVKKAGAKVLRGGAFKPRTSPYAFQGMKEAGLRLLAKAGKETGLPIITEVVNPETADLVAEYADILQIGTRNAQNFELLKKLGQIQKPVLLKRGMSMTVQELLMSAEYILSEGNHSVILCERGIRTFETATRNTLDISAIPVLKEKTHLPVVVDPSHATGNYRYVEPMAFAAIAAGADGLIVEVHTDPEHASSDGPQSLKPKNFAAMMAKLRLFAEVSERSL; the protein is encoded by the coding sequence ATGATTATCGTGATGAAAACAGACGCAACAAAACGTGAGAGGGATGAGGTGATCAAGAAAGTCAGGGAATATGGTTACAAGCCCCATGTAATACATGGTACTACGAGAGATGTGATAGGCGCTGTAGGGGATGAGAGGGGAAAGGTGATTCTGCAGTCAATCGAGTTTATGCATGGAGTGGAGAGTGTTGTTCCGATACTCAAGCCCTACAAACTTGCATCGAGGGAAGTCAAGAAGGAGACGAGCGTCATCAGGATCAGTGACACTGTCAGCATAGGCGACAAAGAAATTGTAATCATGGCAGGACCGTGTGCAGTGGAAAGTGAGGAGCAGATCATCGAGGTGGCAGAAGCGGTGAAAAAGGCGGGTGCGAAGGTATTACGGGGGGGGGCTTTCAAACCGAGGACATCCCCCTATGCGTTTCAGGGTATGAAAGAAGCAGGCTTAAGACTGCTTGCAAAAGCCGGGAAGGAAACGGGATTGCCGATAATAACCGAAGTGGTGAATCCTGAAACAGCAGACCTTGTTGCAGAATATGCGGATATCCTCCAGATAGGAACAAGAAATGCCCAAAACTTTGAGCTTTTGAAAAAGCTTGGCCAGATCCAAAAGCCTGTGCTCTTAAAACGCGGGATGTCCATGACTGTTCAGGAACTGCTTATGAGCGCTGAATACATCCTGAGTGAAGGAAACCATTCAGTCATCCTGTGCGAGCGCGGAATCCGCACTTTTGAAACAGCAACCCGGAACACCCTTGATATCTCGGCAATACCTGTATTGAAGGAGAAAACCCATCTGCCGGTAGTTGTTGACCCGTCACATGCCACAGGGAATTATCGCTATGTGGAGCCAATGGCCTTTGCTGCAATTGCTGCGGGTGCGGACGGGCTTATCGTGGAAGTGCATACTGATCCGGAACATGCTTCTTCCGATGGTCCGCAATCGCTCAAACCAAAAAACTTTGCTGCGATGATGGCGAAACTGAGACTGTTTGCAGAGGTGTCTGAAAGAAGCCTGTAG
- a CDS encoding MFS transporter: MHAENSKRAMPFHYAWLILAVGTLVVFGALGLARFGYTMVLPSMQSGLGMNNTQAGGLATTNLVGYLVLSVLGGALAARYGPRVVITTGLSVAAAGMLLTGLANSFGTAAVWRTLTGIGSGASNVPAMGLLAAWFVRHRRGLASGIGVTGSSFALIVLGIFVPHVLKVYGMDGWRLCWFIFAGITLGLAVLAFTVLRNKPSDIGLFPIGAEKDSKTVTVKGKELNWGKVYKSGVVWHLGLIYVAFGFSYIIYMTFFTKYLIAEGGYTQESAGRLFMLMGWLSLLCGLIWGSFSDKFGRKAALVIVYIIQASSFALFAVWPSAPGFVLSAILFGISAWSIPAIMAATCGDLLGPRLAPAGLGFITLFFGIGQAAGPSVAGVIADASNSLSPALLLAAGVALLGAAGSLFLRSTSPEDSIISD; the protein is encoded by the coding sequence ATGCACGCGGAAAATTCCAAAAGAGCCATGCCTTTTCACTACGCATGGCTGATTCTTGCTGTCGGAACTCTTGTCGTCTTCGGTGCCCTTGGACTGGCAAGGTTTGGGTACACGATGGTGTTGCCTTCCATGCAGTCAGGGCTCGGTATGAATAACACTCAGGCCGGCGGTCTTGCAACTACCAATCTTGTCGGATACCTGGTATTGTCTGTTCTGGGAGGTGCCCTTGCAGCACGTTACGGACCAAGGGTTGTCATTACTACAGGGCTCAGTGTTGCTGCTGCAGGCATGCTGCTCACGGGCCTTGCGAACAGTTTTGGCACTGCTGCGGTATGGAGAACACTTACAGGCATAGGCAGTGGCGCCAGCAATGTGCCGGCCATGGGGCTGCTTGCAGCATGGTTTGTGAGGCATCGCCGTGGTCTGGCATCAGGCATCGGAGTCACGGGCTCTTCTTTCGCGTTGATTGTACTCGGTATTTTTGTGCCTCATGTGCTGAAGGTGTATGGCATGGATGGCTGGCGTTTATGCTGGTTTATTTTTGCGGGGATAACCCTGGGTCTGGCTGTCCTTGCGTTTACCGTCCTGCGCAATAAACCTTCAGATATCGGACTCTTTCCCATTGGAGCTGAAAAGGATAGTAAAACGGTTACCGTGAAGGGAAAAGAGCTCAACTGGGGAAAAGTGTATAAGTCAGGTGTTGTATGGCATTTGGGTCTGATTTATGTTGCATTCGGATTTTCCTATATTATTTATATGACGTTTTTTACCAAATACCTGATTGCCGAGGGTGGATACACCCAGGAGTCAGCAGGAAGGCTGTTCATGCTGATGGGGTGGCTAAGCCTCTTATGCGGACTGATCTGGGGATCGTTTTCGGATAAATTCGGACGAAAGGCAGCTCTTGTGATTGTCTATATCATACAGGCATCTTCTTTTGCACTGTTTGCAGTCTGGCCTTCTGCTCCGGGTTTTGTCCTGTCCGCTATCCTGTTCGGCATCTCGGCATGGAGTATCCCTGCAATTATGGCTGCAACATGCGGAGATCTGCTTGGTCCACGACTTGCGCCAGCCGGACTCGGATTTATTACGCTTTTTTTCGGGATTGGCCAAGCTGCCGGTCCGAGTGTCGCCGGCGTTATCGCGGATGCCAGCAATTCCTTATCCCCGGCGTTGCTGCTTGCCGCGGGAGTGGCGCTGTTGGGTGCAGCCGGTTCCCTGTTCCTCCGCAGCACTTCTCCTGAAGACAGCATTATTTCAGATTAG
- a CDS encoding SAP domain-containing protein gives MTLKEIKGMAKEKGIKVGNMKKANMIRAIQKSEGNFDCFGTATKGMCDQMHCMWREDCMV, from the coding sequence ATGACATTGAAAGAAATCAAGGGAATGGCGAAAGAAAAGGGAATTAAAGTCGGAAATATGAAGAAGGCGAACATGATCCGCGCAATACAGAAGTCAGAAGGGAACTTCGACTGCTTCGGAACTGCGACCAAAGGAATGTGCGATCAGATGCACTGCATGTGGAGAGAGGACTGCATGGTCTAA
- the nadC gene encoding carboxylating nicotinate-nucleotide diphosphorylase, translated as MDIPSSVTGFLHRALEEDIGHSDVTASLLIPEEQESKALFVAKEPFVLAGFPFVSEIFRILDPSTDVQVFFHEGARAGQGDILAEVTGKTRVILRGERVSLNILQKLSGIATLTSMYVEKIKGLKVKIADTRKTSPCQRFMEKYAVRTGGGVNHRFGLFDGILIKDNHITALGSIGEAVRRAKACHHLLKIEVEVENLDGLREALEAGADVVMLDNMSLSHIREAVTISSGRVILEASGGVGIDTVRGIAEAGVDLISVGALTHSAKAVDISLNIV; from the coding sequence ATGGATATTCCGTCAAGTGTGACTGGTTTTCTGCATCGTGCACTTGAGGAAGATATCGGTCACAGCGATGTCACTGCTTCTCTTCTGATACCTGAGGAACAGGAATCAAAAGCCCTTTTCGTTGCAAAAGAACCCTTTGTTCTCGCAGGGTTCCCGTTTGTCAGTGAGATCTTCCGTATACTCGACCCATCAACAGATGTGCAGGTTTTTTTCCATGAGGGTGCCCGGGCAGGACAAGGTGACATACTTGCTGAAGTGACAGGAAAAACCCGGGTTATTCTCCGGGGAGAGAGGGTCAGCCTGAACATTCTCCAGAAACTCTCGGGTATAGCAACCCTGACCAGTATGTATGTCGAGAAAATCAAGGGGCTGAAGGTAAAGATCGCCGATACCAGAAAGACATCGCCGTGTCAGAGGTTCATGGAAAAATACGCAGTGCGAACAGGAGGAGGAGTAAACCACCGATTCGGCCTTTTTGACGGGATTCTCATTAAGGACAACCATATCACAGCACTGGGCAGTATAGGCGAAGCAGTCAGACGTGCAAAAGCCTGCCATCATCTCCTGAAGATCGAGGTGGAAGTTGAAAATCTCGACGGACTTCGTGAAGCATTGGAAGCAGGAGCAGATGTTGTTATGCTTGATAACATGTCACTCAGCCACATACGGGAGGCGGTGACGATTTCATCGGGAAGGGTGATTCTGGAGGCCTCCGGTGGTGTCGGAATCGATACTGTCAGAGGAATTGCGGAAGCCGGCGTCGATCTGATTTCTGTCGGTGCACTGACCCACTCTGCAAAGGCGGTTGACATCAGCTTGAATATAGTCTGA